One genomic region from Nocardia vinacea encodes:
- a CDS encoding NUDIX hydrolase: protein MSVSMFDEALPRGERDGVGLRVGAIIDRGGEVLLLEAHSTGPLPLTRKLPGATVEPGESVSAALIRGVREETGLTVTGIGHHIGDFDYLSPAGKPVRRLHFAVEVAATSPIVLSAHADYVWAPLDGELLVTPSIRGILEAYKDLLSH from the coding sequence ATGTCGGTATCGATGTTCGATGAGGCGCTTCCGCGCGGCGAACGTGATGGTGTTGGTCTGCGAGTCGGTGCGATCATCGACCGGGGCGGGGAAGTGTTGCTGCTGGAGGCCCACAGCACAGGACCGCTCCCGCTGACCCGCAAGCTTCCGGGTGCCACCGTGGAACCCGGCGAATCGGTCTCCGCCGCATTGATTCGCGGAGTCCGCGAAGAGACCGGCCTGACCGTCACCGGCATCGGCCACCACATCGGGGACTTCGACTACCTGTCGCCGGCCGGAAAACCGGTGCGGCGCTTGCATTTCGCCGTAGAGGTAGCAGCCACCAGCCCGATCGTCCTCTCCGCCCACGCCGATTATGTCTGGGCACCGCTGGACGGTGAACTGCTCGTGACGCCATCCATCCGCGGCATCCTCGAAGCCTACAAGGACCTCCTCAGCCACTGA
- a CDS encoding alpha/beta hydrolase, with translation MNDTDSESSADGRVSPSRRSRNGPTKSVTTRDGRQLSYLEVGDPHGPLVIHNHGGPSSRIEARFFADSATKKRLRLVCVDRPGIGQSSPQKARTYAGWADDMTAIADALGCNEFGVTGWSEGGPWALAAAAYIDPLRLRHVSSIAGGSYGAFGDNWAAEYLSKVDALGGSLALRCTPGFRLMYAILGITAKRFRKPYLEQARKAVNDYDRQILLQRNFASDFSEASAECFAQSSDGLVRDSELLYRNWAFDVTTIERRVHMWQGTDDRLVPDPINKAVADRMPGSVWHPVEGAGHFVAVGSADEWFGIAAEELRA, from the coding sequence ATGAACGATACGGACAGTGAATCGTCGGCTGACGGCCGCGTCTCCCCCTCACGAAGATCCCGCAACGGACCAACAAAATCGGTCACAACCCGAGACGGCCGTCAGCTCAGTTATCTCGAAGTCGGAGATCCGCATGGTCCGCTCGTTATCCATAATCATGGTGGACCCAGTAGCAGGATCGAGGCACGCTTCTTCGCAGATTCCGCAACGAAGAAGCGGTTACGACTCGTATGTGTCGACCGTCCCGGAATAGGACAGTCCAGTCCGCAAAAAGCACGAACGTACGCCGGCTGGGCCGACGACATGACAGCGATCGCTGATGCGTTGGGATGCAACGAATTCGGCGTGACCGGCTGGTCGGAGGGTGGTCCATGGGCACTTGCGGCAGCTGCGTATATCGATCCGCTTCGACTGCGCCACGTCAGCAGCATCGCAGGTGGCAGCTACGGAGCATTCGGTGACAATTGGGCAGCAGAGTACCTCTCCAAAGTCGACGCGCTGGGGGGATCCCTCGCACTGCGCTGCACACCTGGCTTTCGCCTCATGTACGCAATCCTCGGCATAACAGCAAAACGCTTCCGCAAGCCCTACCTCGAACAAGCCCGGAAAGCCGTCAACGACTACGACCGGCAGATCTTGCTTCAGCGGAACTTTGCAAGCGACTTCTCCGAAGCGAGCGCCGAATGCTTCGCACAAAGTTCCGACGGACTGGTCCGCGACAGTGAACTCCTATATCGGAATTGGGCTTTCGACGTGACAACAATCGAACGACGAGTCCACATGTGGCAAGGAACGGATGACCGACTGGTCCCGGATCCCATAAATAAAGCGGTGGCCGACCGAATGCCTGGGTCGGTATGGCATCCAGTCGAGGGGGCCGGGCACTTTGTCGCTGTCGGATCGGCGGACGAATGGTTCGGAATCGCGGCCGAGGAACTGCGGGCGTAG
- a CDS encoding cache domain-containing protein, with protein MRDTDNVPAPATIESLADSVTKLADEIYLSLTTIGTALTALWKGLPERPRLAPRSTDLAPLCETILGELERRGKLFNGAGVVMADGVLTDRPRHLEWWLPDGQRLILELNPDSEYFYDYTKMDWFTVPRDQGRRWVQGPHLDYACTDEYVCTFSTPVTITSGTFLGIAGADVPVAAIEQALLPRFQAFDQRVVLVNSEGRVIIGTDPEFTTGSKTSRMDRSAATVPVEAVPWSLHPLGSTTSH; from the coding sequence ATGAGGGATACCGATAACGTTCCCGCCCCAGCGACCATCGAGTCGCTCGCTGATTCCGTCACAAAACTGGCCGACGAGATCTACCTGTCGCTGACAACCATCGGGACCGCGCTGACAGCCCTCTGGAAGGGGCTCCCCGAGAGGCCGCGGCTCGCTCCCCGGTCGACCGATCTGGCACCGCTGTGCGAGACCATTCTCGGCGAGCTCGAGCGGCGCGGAAAACTGTTCAACGGAGCAGGTGTCGTGATGGCCGACGGCGTTCTCACCGATCGCCCCCGACATCTGGAATGGTGGCTTCCGGACGGGCAGCGCCTGATCCTCGAATTGAATCCCGATAGTGAATACTTCTACGACTACACCAAAATGGACTGGTTCACGGTTCCGCGCGACCAGGGTCGGCGATGGGTACAAGGGCCACACCTCGATTACGCGTGCACCGACGAGTACGTTTGCACATTCTCGACACCGGTCACGATCACGTCGGGAACATTTCTCGGAATCGCCGGTGCCGATGTGCCGGTCGCCGCGATCGAGCAGGCCTTGCTACCGCGATTCCAGGCATTCGATCAGCGGGTAGTGCTGGTCAATAGCGAAGGCCGCGTCATCATCGGGACCGATCCCGAATTCACGACCGGATCCAAGACGAGCCGGATGGACAGATCCGCTGCGACCGTCCCGGTCGAGGCGGTGCCTTGGTCATTGCATCCGTTGGGATCCACGACATCCCACTGA
- a CDS encoding nitronate monooxygenase family protein, which translates to MSVPPVLCDRLRLPVIASPMFIVSNPELVIAQSTSGIVGSFPSLNARPESELRHWLTRITQALAEFDAQHPQTPSAPYAVNLIVHKTSDRLEHDLAVVEEFRVPIVITSLGARPEVNERIHAYGGIVLHDVINNVFARKAVDKGADGLIAVAAGAGGHAGTQSPFALVQEIRSWFDGPLVLSGSIAHGNSVLAAQAAGADFAYVGSMFIATDEANAEPDYKQMIVDSTASDIIYSNLFTGVHGNYLRGSILAAGLDPDALPGSDSAAMNFADGSAKDAKAWRDVWGAGHGIGNVDAVRPAAAVIDRLIEEYETARTRLSAVPVHT; encoded by the coding sequence ATGAGCGTGCCGCCCGTCCTGTGTGACCGACTGCGTCTGCCCGTTATCGCGTCCCCGATGTTCATCGTGTCGAATCCGGAGTTGGTCATCGCCCAGTCGACCTCGGGCATAGTCGGGTCGTTCCCCTCACTCAATGCACGCCCGGAATCAGAACTGCGGCACTGGCTCACCCGGATCACCCAGGCACTGGCGGAATTCGATGCCCAACATCCGCAGACGCCGAGTGCGCCGTACGCCGTGAACCTGATCGTGCACAAGACCAGCGATCGGCTCGAGCACGATCTCGCGGTGGTCGAGGAATTCCGCGTCCCCATCGTGATCACCTCGCTAGGCGCTCGGCCGGAGGTCAACGAACGCATCCACGCCTACGGCGGCATCGTGCTGCACGACGTGATCAACAATGTCTTCGCCCGCAAAGCCGTCGACAAGGGCGCCGACGGACTCATCGCCGTGGCGGCGGGCGCGGGCGGTCACGCGGGAACGCAGTCGCCATTCGCATTGGTCCAGGAGATCCGGAGTTGGTTCGACGGACCGCTTGTGCTGTCCGGATCGATCGCGCACGGCAACTCGGTATTGGCCGCCCAGGCGGCGGGTGCCGACTTCGCCTACGTCGGGTCGATGTTCATCGCCACCGACGAGGCGAACGCGGAACCCGACTACAAGCAGATGATCGTCGATTCAACCGCCTCCGACATCATCTACAGCAACCTCTTCACCGGCGTGCACGGCAACTACCTGCGCGGCAGCATCCTCGCCGCCGGACTCGACCCCGATGCGCTACCCGGATCCGACTCCGCGGCAATGAATTTCGCCGACGGCAGCGCCAAGGATGCGAAGGCCTGGCGCGATGTTTGGGGTGCCGGTCATGGCATCGGCAACGTCGACGCGGTACGTCCGGCCGCCGCCGTCATCGACCGCCTCATCGAGGAGTACGAGACGGCTCGGACCCGTCTGTCGGCCGTACCCGTCCATACGTGA
- a CDS encoding oxygenase MpaB family protein codes for MTATAQPLPMPVPLTTEETRIHIPAIHRSQTKRPLKLADALDFWNFAGAAANVVMQMARPGVGYGVSESRVESGALMVHPWKRARTTTQYLAVAILGTQDEIDAYREAINVAHRQVRSGPDSPVKYNAFNRDLQKWVAACLFIGFEDTYQLLHGKMNDEQAEQFYQTASTLATGVQVTKDMWPATRKDFDRYWNEASSHAVLDDKVRAYLDDLLNLRMIHWYLRLPFRNLLKFLTIGFLAPYFKEQLQVEWTDADQRRFEHLFLFVGFVNRFIPRFLRFAPTYGLMRDLRRRIRKNKSLI; via the coding sequence ATGACCGCCACCGCTCAACCGCTGCCCATGCCGGTGCCACTGACCACCGAGGAAACCCGGATCCATATTCCGGCCATCCATCGCTCGCAGACCAAGCGGCCGCTGAAACTCGCTGACGCACTGGATTTCTGGAATTTCGCGGGTGCCGCCGCCAATGTGGTGATGCAGATGGCGCGACCCGGTGTCGGCTATGGCGTTTCGGAGAGCCGAGTGGAGTCCGGCGCGCTGATGGTGCACCCGTGGAAGCGGGCCAGGACCACCACGCAGTATCTGGCGGTGGCGATCCTGGGCACCCAGGATGAGATCGATGCCTATCGGGAGGCGATCAACGTCGCGCACCGTCAAGTGCGGTCGGGGCCCGATAGTCCGGTCAAGTACAACGCCTTCAACCGTGATCTCCAAAAGTGGGTCGCCGCTTGCCTTTTCATCGGCTTCGAAGACACCTACCAGTTGTTGCACGGCAAGATGAACGATGAGCAGGCCGAGCAGTTCTATCAGACCGCTTCCACCCTGGCGACCGGTGTGCAGGTCACCAAAGATATGTGGCCCGCCACCCGCAAGGACTTCGACCGCTACTGGAACGAGGCGAGCAGCCACGCCGTCCTCGACGACAAGGTCCGCGCCTACCTGGATGATCTGCTCAACCTCCGCATGATCCACTGGTATCTGCGGCTGCCGTTCCGAAATCTGTTGAAGTTCTTGACGATCGGATTTCTGGCGCCGTATTTCAAGGAACAACTCCAAGTCGAATGGACCGATGCCGATCAACGCCGCTTCGAACACCTCTTCCTGTTCGTCGGCTTCGTCAACCGCTTCATCCCACGCTTCCTGCGCTTCGCCCCCACCTATGGGCTGATGCGAGACCTGCGCCGGCGCATCCGCAAAAACAAGAGCCTCATCTGA
- a CDS encoding SDR family NAD(P)-dependent oxidoreductase — translation MGMGHADVSGRRVVITGAGRGLGRVLATAFDAAGAQLGLVARSEHALREVADSLHGDPLVCAGDVRDDEFNDTVAERMVERFGGVDVWICNAGVSPEVSTVTQTKPAVWRDIIDVNLTGTFLGARAAASVMGEGGRIIVTGSVIGQRPRAGLSAYAASKSGAHALVQALAQELGPRAITVNAVALGWFDTGMGAHWHRDAERENDIVGHTALGRWGTPADLPGIYLFLAAESSAYVTGTTITVDGGYSLL, via the coding sequence ATGGGTATGGGGCATGCCGACGTATCGGGGCGACGCGTAGTCATTACCGGCGCCGGACGCGGCTTGGGACGGGTGCTCGCGACCGCCTTCGACGCCGCGGGGGCGCAGCTGGGATTGGTCGCGCGGTCGGAGCACGCGCTGCGCGAGGTGGCCGACTCGCTGCACGGAGACCCGCTGGTGTGTGCGGGTGATGTGCGCGACGACGAGTTCAACGACACCGTCGCCGAACGCATGGTCGAGCGCTTCGGTGGCGTGGACGTGTGGATCTGCAATGCTGGTGTGTCACCGGAGGTTTCGACGGTGACACAGACCAAGCCCGCCGTATGGCGCGACATCATCGACGTGAACCTGACCGGGACCTTCCTCGGCGCGCGTGCGGCGGCATCGGTGATGGGGGAGGGCGGTCGGATCATCGTCACCGGTTCGGTCATCGGTCAGCGGCCTCGGGCCGGACTTTCCGCGTACGCGGCCTCCAAAAGCGGTGCCCACGCCCTGGTTCAGGCCCTGGCGCAGGAACTCGGACCACGTGCGATCACCGTCAACGCGGTCGCGCTCGGCTGGTTCGACACCGGGATGGGAGCGCACTGGCACCGAGATGCCGAGCGTGAGAACGATATCGTCGGCCATACCGCCCTCGGGCGCTGGGGAACTCCCGCCGACCTGCCCGGCATCTATCTGTTCCTGGCCGCCGAATCCTCGGCCTATGTCACGGGCACGACGATTACGGTCGACGGCGGATATTCCCTGCTGTGA
- a CDS encoding adenylate/guanylate cyclase domain-containing protein — protein sequence MTAAPRYTAAQAAAAAGVPLARARRYWCALGYPAAGAADLEFTESDIEMLRMMTGFVAEGAVAEPDSLRLARVLSRSIAHLAQLQVEIVTSRSGANGIGRAEAVRVLTDRTSEVQWLLGQIWRRQLSVAVAMPEADESTSAVSGVGFADIVDFTELSRDRSDIELTRIIARFEYRVTEIVVDCGGDVVKMLGDEVLFTADNAAALAHIATGLIAAFEDDADIRGLRVGLALGPVARHLGDVFGTTVNLANRLTVRTEPNTVLVAPTVAEALAGHPDFDLTALEPADIRGFGPTTPVLLRNKVS from the coding sequence GTGACCGCCGCTCCGCGCTACACCGCCGCACAGGCTGCGGCCGCCGCCGGGGTACCGCTCGCTCGGGCGCGCCGGTACTGGTGCGCGCTCGGTTATCCGGCCGCGGGTGCGGCCGATCTCGAATTCACCGAATCCGATATCGAGATGCTGCGCATGATGACTGGGTTCGTCGCCGAAGGTGCGGTGGCCGAACCCGATTCGCTGCGGTTGGCCCGGGTGTTGAGTCGCTCCATCGCACATCTGGCGCAGTTGCAGGTGGAGATCGTCACCAGCCGGTCGGGTGCGAATGGTATCGGGCGCGCCGAGGCGGTCCGAGTCCTGACGGACCGGACCTCGGAGGTTCAGTGGTTGCTCGGGCAGATCTGGCGTCGCCAGTTGAGCGTCGCGGTGGCCATGCCCGAGGCCGACGAGTCCACGTCGGCCGTATCGGGCGTGGGCTTCGCCGACATCGTCGATTTCACGGAACTGAGCCGGGATCGCTCCGATATCGAGCTGACGCGCATCATCGCACGATTCGAATATCGCGTCACCGAGATCGTCGTCGACTGTGGTGGTGACGTCGTCAAAATGCTCGGCGACGAGGTGCTGTTCACTGCCGATAACGCCGCGGCCCTCGCGCATATCGCCACCGGGCTGATCGCGGCCTTCGAAGACGATGCCGATATCCGCGGCCTGCGGGTGGGTTTGGCGTTGGGGCCGGTGGCCCGGCACCTGGGTGATGTCTTCGGCACCACGGTGAATTTGGCGAATCGGCTCACGGTACGCACCGAACCGAATACCGTGCTGGTCGCACCCACGGTGGCCGAGGCGCTCGCCGGGCATCCCGACTTCGACCTCACAGCACTGGAACCTGCGGATATTCGAGGATTCGGCCCGACGACGCCGGTCCTATTGCGTAATAAAGTATCCTGA
- a CDS encoding TetR/AcrR family transcriptional regulator encodes MPTTRTERAKTARYYRKREQVVDVAVELFSKNGYASTGVADIGTAAGLARGALYYYIGSKEELLAEIHDRVMDPLLIEASAIVRLDIGFQTRLRLLSESLLRQIVHRQDHVWVFLHEHHQLQGEYRIRFRAKRQRFESQIRDVLADGHRQGKLRVRDLELTTLAYLNLHNYTYQWVGRRPDLQVDELARFYCEIFLNGILIERIDEAAAEAELAHGRSVLGVLLAKGLEH; translated from the coding sequence ATGCCTACAACGCGTACGGAACGCGCGAAAACCGCCCGCTACTACCGCAAGCGGGAGCAAGTGGTGGATGTCGCCGTCGAGCTCTTCTCGAAGAACGGCTATGCGAGCACCGGGGTCGCCGATATCGGCACCGCCGCCGGACTGGCCCGCGGTGCGCTGTACTACTACATCGGTTCCAAAGAAGAGTTGCTGGCCGAGATCCACGACCGCGTGATGGATCCACTGCTCATCGAGGCCTCGGCGATCGTCCGGCTGGATATCGGCTTCCAGACCCGTCTGCGATTGCTCTCGGAATCGCTACTGCGCCAGATCGTGCACCGGCAAGATCATGTGTGGGTCTTTCTGCACGAGCACCATCAACTGCAGGGTGAATACCGCATTCGATTCCGGGCCAAGCGCCAGCGTTTCGAGTCACAGATCCGCGATGTGCTCGCCGATGGGCATCGGCAGGGCAAGCTGCGGGTGCGGGATCTGGAGCTCACCACCCTCGCGTACCTGAACCTGCACAACTACACATATCAGTGGGTGGGTCGGCGCCCGGATCTGCAGGTGGACGAGCTCGCCCGCTTCTATTGCGAGATCTTCTTGAACGGAATTCTGATCGAGCGGATCGACGAGGCGGCGGCCGAAGCCGAACTGGCGCACGGCCGTTCCGTGCTCGGTGTGCTGCTCGCGAAGGGGCTCGAACACTAG
- a CDS encoding enoyl-CoA hydratase/isomerase family protein gives MSSNPAPAKVGLEPHPADERLAILRIERHPVNALDQEMWDLLETVAAELHSSTTYRAVVITGGEHFAAGADVKEMLGLSPEAFGRRNRVLQQAFHALATAPQITIAAINGYALGGGCELALAADFRIGGRGAVLGLPEITLGIMPGSGGTQRLSRIAGLAGAKDLILTGRLVRAEEALRIGLIDQLLDDAEVFDAAVERGLSYARGPLALRYAKQAIDNGFGLPIEDGLALEADLITRCFASEDGQRGLRSFVQDGPRKATFQGR, from the coding sequence GTGAGCAGCAATCCAGCACCCGCCAAGGTCGGGCTCGAGCCGCATCCCGCCGACGAGCGACTGGCCATCCTGCGCATCGAGCGCCATCCGGTGAACGCGCTCGACCAGGAGATGTGGGATCTGCTCGAAACCGTTGCGGCGGAACTGCACAGCAGCACCACCTATCGGGCTGTCGTGATCACCGGCGGCGAACACTTCGCGGCCGGTGCCGACGTGAAGGAGATGCTCGGCCTGTCCCCTGAGGCATTCGGACGGCGAAACCGGGTGCTGCAACAAGCATTTCACGCCCTGGCAACGGCTCCGCAGATCACGATCGCGGCGATCAACGGCTACGCGCTGGGCGGCGGCTGCGAGCTGGCGCTGGCCGCCGACTTCCGCATCGGCGGTCGCGGCGCCGTCCTCGGCCTGCCCGAGATCACGCTCGGGATCATGCCCGGCTCCGGTGGTACACAACGTCTTTCGCGGATCGCCGGACTCGCTGGAGCAAAGGATCTGATCCTCACCGGACGCCTCGTGCGCGCGGAGGAGGCCCTGCGCATCGGCCTCATCGATCAACTGCTCGACGACGCCGAAGTGTTCGACGCCGCCGTCGAGCGAGGGCTCTCGTACGCCCGCGGCCCGCTCGCACTCAGGTACGCGAAGCAGGCGATCGATAACGGGTTCGGCCTGCCGATCGAGGACGGGCTGGCACTGGAAGCCGATCTGATCACCCGATGCTTCGCAAGCGAGGACGGACAGCGCGGTCTGCGCAGCTTCGTCCAGGACGGCCCGCGAAAAGCAACCTTCCAGGGCCGGTGA
- a CDS encoding FadR/GntR family transcriptional regulator yields MSQQKRVGLTALGAVLSPLEGGGPKTEAVVQRLSAAISLGVMVDGQQLPSETDLANQLGVSTMTLREALVVLRQQGIVHTKRGRGGGSFISASAEVFENTSLARLQQMSIQELRDLGDEHFAVTGAVAVFAARRGLQADIARLRALADRLKESADLVSARRADSRFHIEMAVCAQSTRLTRAEVGLQAELSALLWLPRLELEPTAEATAHRDLVDAIEREDDARARELAESQTESRIRRLVALRLELSDR; encoded by the coding sequence TTGTCCCAGCAGAAGAGGGTCGGATTGACCGCGCTCGGTGCCGTGCTGTCACCGCTCGAGGGCGGCGGTCCGAAAACCGAGGCAGTGGTCCAGCGGCTGTCTGCGGCGATCAGCCTCGGTGTGATGGTCGACGGCCAGCAGTTGCCGAGCGAGACCGATCTCGCCAACCAGTTGGGTGTGTCGACGATGACTCTGCGAGAGGCGCTGGTCGTACTTCGGCAGCAGGGCATCGTCCACACCAAGCGCGGGCGCGGGGGCGGTAGCTTCATCAGTGCTTCGGCGGAGGTCTTCGAGAACACCTCGCTGGCGCGGCTGCAACAGATGAGCATCCAGGAACTGCGCGATCTGGGGGATGAGCACTTCGCCGTCACCGGAGCGGTCGCTGTGTTTGCCGCGCGCCGCGGGTTGCAGGCCGATATAGCCCGGCTCCGGGCGCTGGCCGACCGGCTGAAGGAGAGCGCTGACCTCGTCTCGGCACGCCGGGCCGACAGCCGCTTTCATATCGAGATGGCGGTGTGCGCGCAGTCCACCCGGCTTACCCGCGCCGAGGTCGGTCTGCAGGCCGAGCTCTCTGCCCTGCTCTGGCTGCCGCGGCTGGAACTGGAGCCGACGGCCGAGGCGACCGCCCATCGTGACCTGGTGGACGCCATCGAACGAGAAGACGATGCCCGGGCGAGAGAACTGGCAGAATCGCAGACGGAGTCACGCATCCGCCGCCTCGTCGCTTTACGCTTGGAGCTCAGTGATCGATGA
- a CDS encoding DUF5995 family protein: MTTVQIPGPVAEVIRRMHDIKDELDPRDGVACFNNMYLRVTELVGQQITEGFFADSEFVERLDVVFAQLYFDAVDADKGGKWPNPVWQPVFDSRPNRTVWPLQFALAGMNAHINHDLPMAVVMTCKERSITPDTKPVHADYLKVNELLARVEAEVRAEYEPQLLKLTTKDAETLKHILCSFSIAHARDAAWATTQALWMQRNNSMLRRMTERGLEEGVGATGRLLLTPVVPPPK, encoded by the coding sequence GTGACAACGGTTCAAATTCCCGGTCCCGTCGCCGAGGTCATCCGGCGAATGCACGACATCAAGGACGAACTCGATCCACGCGACGGCGTCGCGTGCTTCAACAACATGTATTTGCGCGTCACCGAATTGGTCGGTCAACAGATCACCGAGGGATTCTTCGCCGACTCCGAATTCGTCGAACGCCTCGATGTGGTGTTCGCGCAGCTGTATTTCGACGCGGTCGACGCCGACAAGGGCGGCAAGTGGCCGAATCCGGTCTGGCAGCCGGTCTTCGATTCCCGGCCCAACCGCACCGTGTGGCCACTCCAGTTCGCGTTGGCGGGCATGAATGCCCACATCAACCACGATTTGCCGATGGCAGTTGTGATGACCTGCAAGGAGCGGTCCATCACTCCCGACACCAAACCGGTGCACGCCGACTATCTGAAGGTCAATGAGCTGCTGGCCAGGGTAGAGGCCGAGGTCCGCGCGGAATACGAGCCCCAGTTGCTCAAGCTGACCACCAAGGACGCCGAGACACTGAAGCACATCCTGTGCAGCTTCAGCATCGCCCACGCCAGGGACGCCGCCTGGGCCACGACGCAGGCGCTCTGGATGCAACGCAACAACAGCATGCTCCGCCGTATGACCGAGCGCGGACTCGAAGAAGGCGTCGGCGCCACGGGACGGCTGCTCCTCACACCCGTAGTCCCGCCGCCGAAGTAA
- a CDS encoding (2Fe-2S)-binding protein, producing MYVCICNAVSESDVHSCVAAGASSTAQVKKACGWKPGCGSCTRRLSEVVGRACAAPLQEVETSAA from the coding sequence GTGTACGTCTGTATCTGCAACGCCGTCTCCGAATCGGACGTGCACAGCTGTGTCGCCGCCGGAGCCAGCTCGACCGCGCAGGTCAAAAAGGCGTGCGGCTGGAAGCCCGGCTGCGGTAGCTGTACCCGGCGCCTTTCCGAGGTGGTTGGCCGAGCTTGCGCTGCGCCCCTCCAGGAGGTCGAGACCTCCGCGGCGTAG
- the bfr gene encoding bacterioferritin, with protein MDGDKEIIALLNEQLTAELTAINQYFLHAKMQENWGFTKLAKHTRHESIDEMKHAEVLTDRILFLEGLPNYQKLNPLRIGQTVPEQLRADLKIEMEAVDRLRGGIELMRSRGDATSARIFESILEDEESHVDYLETELDLIEKLGEQLYLQRYTDTPEDD; from the coding sequence ATGGATGGCGATAAGGAAATCATCGCGCTGCTCAATGAGCAGCTGACAGCCGAACTCACGGCGATCAATCAGTACTTCCTGCATGCAAAGATGCAGGAGAACTGGGGTTTCACCAAACTTGCCAAGCACACCCGCCACGAGTCCATCGATGAGATGAAGCATGCGGAGGTGCTCACCGATCGCATCCTCTTCCTCGAGGGGCTGCCGAACTACCAGAAGCTCAACCCGCTGCGCATCGGCCAGACCGTCCCCGAACAGTTGCGGGCCGATCTGAAGATCGAGATGGAGGCCGTGGACCGGCTGCGCGGCGGTATCGAGCTGATGCGCTCACGCGGTGATGCCACCTCCGCGCGCATCTTCGAGTCCATTCTCGAGGATGAGGAATCGCACGTCGACTATCTGGAGACCGAACTCGACCTGATCGAGAAGCTGGGCGAGCAGCTGTACCTACAGCGTTATACCGACACCCCGGAAGACGACTGA
- a CDS encoding SDR family NAD(P)-dependent oxidoreductase yields MSELSFEGRVAVVTGAGRGIGRAHARLLAERGASVVVNDLGGSIEGDGADTTPAQAVVDGITAAGGSAIADGNDVSTPAGAQAIIDSAVERFGRIDILINNAGIVRYAGLPDVELDNVERHLAVHLLGSFNTMKAAWPHFSSQSYGRVVLTTSSGIFGMDVNLPYATAKAGLIGLARSAKLAGEPHGIKVNLLAPAAYTRMAGGDPDSDENAAAAAAAMPSESVAPMAAFLAHESCPVNGEIYTAGAGRFARLFLASTEGYLAQGPATIEDVAAHWAAINDETGYYVPTDLMDWSGTFLKHQFAQMSADTTS; encoded by the coding sequence ATGAGTGAGTTGAGTTTCGAGGGCCGCGTCGCGGTGGTTACCGGCGCGGGTCGCGGCATCGGCCGGGCCCACGCCCGGCTCCTGGCCGAACGCGGGGCGAGCGTCGTTGTCAACGACCTCGGTGGATCGATCGAGGGCGACGGCGCCGACACCACACCGGCCCAAGCGGTCGTCGACGGCATCACCGCGGCCGGTGGTTCGGCCATCGCCGACGGCAACGACGTCTCGACACCGGCCGGGGCCCAGGCGATCATCGACTCCGCGGTAGAGCGGTTCGGCCGCATCGACATCCTGATCAACAACGCGGGCATCGTCAGGTATGCGGGCCTGCCCGACGTCGAACTGGACAATGTCGAGCGGCACCTCGCGGTACATCTGCTCGGCTCGTTCAACACCATGAAGGCCGCCTGGCCGCATTTCTCGAGCCAGAGCTATGGCCGGGTCGTGCTGACCACCTCGAGCGGCATCTTCGGCATGGACGTCAACCTGCCGTACGCGACGGCGAAGGCGGGACTCATCGGCCTGGCACGCAGCGCGAAACTGGCCGGTGAACCGCACGGGATCAAGGTGAATCTGCTTGCGCCCGCGGCCTACACCCGCATGGCCGGTGGCGATCCCGACAGCGACGAGAACGCCGCGGCCGCCGCGGCGGCCATGCCATCGGAGTCGGTGGCACCGATGGCCGCCTTCCTGGCCCACGAAAGCTGCCCGGTCAACGGCGAGATCTACACCGCGGGAGCGGGCCGGTTCGCGCGACTGTTCCTGGCCTCGACGGAAGGCTATCTCGCACAGGGCCCGGCCACGATCGAGGATGTCGCCGCACACTGGGCGGCGATCAATGACGAGACCGGCTATTACGTGCCGACGGATCTGATGGATTGGTCCGGCACATTCCTGAAGCATCAGTTCGCTCAGATGAGCGCAGACACGACGTCATAG